TATGGCGTATCCGTGGCCGGGCAACGTGCGCGAACTGGAGAACACCATCGAACGCTCCGTGGTGATGTGCGACGGTGACACCATAGCGGTGGAACATCTGCCGGCGGCCATCCGCCATAACGCGGGCGCCACGGCTACTGCTCATGTTCCCCCCGCCGCCGATGTGCGCGACCTGGACCGTGCGGTGGAAGAGTTCGAGCGGGGCATCATCCTTTCCGCCCTGGAGCGCAACGACTGGCGGCAGAACAAGGCCGCCGCCGACCTCAACGTCACCGAACGGAGCATGTGGTACAAGATCAAGAAGCTTGGGATAGAGGTGAAAAAGGAGAAGGAAGGGGAGGAGTGAGGAGGTGAAAGTTACATACAACACGCAAGTGGATGTATTGCGTATTGTCCTGAGCAATTCCAAAATCGAGGAAAGCGACGAGGACAAACCTGGCGTGATTCTGGATTACGACAAAGAAGGCAACATCGTCGGCCTTGAAATACTTGACGCGTCCAAACGCACGGAGAATCCCCGTGCTATGGATTACACTATAGTTCAGGAATAGCTGGCAACCGCTCCCTCCC
This genomic interval from Nitrospinota bacterium contains the following:
- a CDS encoding DUF2283 domain-containing protein, encoding MKVTYNTQVDVLRIVLSNSKIEESDEDKPGVILDYDKEGNIVGLEILDASKRTENPRAMDYTIVQE